In Ovis canadensis isolate MfBH-ARS-UI-01 breed Bighorn chromosome 3, ARS-UI_OviCan_v2, whole genome shotgun sequence, one DNA window encodes the following:
- the LOC138438296 gene encoding olfactory receptor 9S13-like: protein MKNELNKNCSEVMEFILLGFQTSPDVQLLLFLLFLLIYMVIVVGNISMLVVIKIDSRLHTPMYFFLRNLSYLDLCYSTVIAPKTLATFLSKDKRISYNGCATQFFFFALFVGTEGFLLAVMAYDRFSAICSPFLYAVRMSQQACIRLVIASYICGCINSMIQTGFTFSLRFCGENRLDHFFCDVTALIKISCVDTLVNEIVLFILSSLIIITTTTIILLSYACILSTVLKIPSTHGRSKTFSTCSSHITVVSLFYGTVFFMYAQPGALSSPEKNKIIAVFYTLIIPMLNPLIYSLRNREVKNAMKRLLLRKKSFH, encoded by the coding sequence ATGAAGAATGAACTGAATAAGAATTGCTCAGAAGTGATGGAGTTTATTCTGCTGGGATTCCAAACATCTCCAGATGTACAGCTTCTCTTATTTTTACTCTTCTTGCTTATCTACATGGTTATTGTGGTGGGAAATATCAGCATGTTAGTTGTCATTAAAATAGACTCCAGACTTCACACCCCTATGTATTTCTTTCTCAGAAATCTATCTTATTTAGATCTCTGTTACTCCACCGTCATTGCTCCTAAAACTCTGGCCACTTTCTTATCCAAAGACAAGAGAATTTCTTACAATGGCTGTGCAAcccagttctttttctttgctctctTTGTTGGGACGGAAGGCTTTCTTCTAGCTGTGATGGCATATGATCGCTTCTCAGCCATTTGCTCACCCTTCCTCTATGCGGTTCGTATGTCCCAGCAGGCTTGTATTCGTTTGGTGATTGCCTCCTACATCTGTGGCTGCATCAACTCCATGATACAAACAGGTTTCACCTTCAGTTTGCGTTTCTGTGGAGAAAACAGATTGGACCACTTTTTCTGTGATGTCACAGCCCTGATCAAGATCTCCTGTGTGGACACCTTGGTGAATGAGATTGTACTCTTTATTCTCTCTTCCCTCATCATCATCACTACCACAACTATCATTCTGCTTTCTTATGCATGTATCCTCTCCACTGTTCTAAAGATCCCCTCAACTCATGGTAGGAGTAAGACCTTCTCCACTTGTAGCTCTCATATCACTGTGGTGAGTTTGTTCTATGGAACTGTATTCTTCATGTATGCCCAGCCTGGAGCCCTCTCTTcaccagagaaaaacaaaattatagctGTATTCTACACTCTTATTATCCCTATGTTGAATCCTCTGATTTATAGTCTAAGGAATAGGGAGGTAAAAAATGCTATGAAAAGGTTATTGTTGagaaaaaaatcctttcattGA